In Candidatus Defluviilinea proxima, a single genomic region encodes these proteins:
- a CDS encoding DUF4071 domain-containing protein: MQPATTPATAPAVAEKKAEEQQAQPKPAEEPKKTPEVKTLDLASNKDQDAGGLLRPEMRPHAFVIMPFGKKKGGDGSLYDFNAIYTQLIKPTLEMAGFEAFRADEETTSGDILTDMFQELLLADLCIVDMSIDNANVFYELGIRHSFRKRGIVHIQAGRAYMPFDIFNVRTIPYHITPEGIPDPAFLDKDKAAISRVTRDTWASDADAIHSPVFNILTGLAEPDRRSLRTPLATGFWREYNEWRQRVTIAQRQKRIGDILLLTEEIRNPLIKEEAITEAGRALANMGRNELALDQYRKGLEVNARNPFFRREEAFHLNRIGRVDEAIVKIENLITDTPNDSEAISYLGRIYKEMWVESWKWVSDKEKRLQTAFDSYHWLLQAIDTYLRGFRINLNQFYPGVNALTLSTMLVDLASRYEDPTSPDPEIGWVRSTLDELRGSLVFALETYIDTNRADYWTLVSMAELRVLTAKNVQEVTRAYRKALTASRRNTFFLQSSLAQLEMLQSLEMRTEFVQAGIQVIKDEIRRMKKQEAEEVHEMDRKSTKAESTRTQHDGYVFLFTGYMIDNLKKKNSNFPPEKEKDIQKAIEAVLNKYQAGPDDLAVTTGMDAGSELIFVELCAERGVPVQAYFPAPEAPYVRDFVSPGGEQWVERFYRMRNHPLVDEFYQPDQVGLPKEGDNVHERNNRWALYSSLSRGIDKVRLIALWDGKNEQSKDLDARLVKHMVDLMRDTGGMVEHINSEKLNAKTSNIEVPVRPVPDALVEKPPVFTKQLKTTKRKATTKSKKKK, translated from the coding sequence ATGCAACCAGCAACTACTCCCGCAACGGCTCCCGCTGTCGCTGAGAAAAAGGCCGAAGAACAACAGGCCCAGCCCAAACCGGCGGAAGAGCCGAAAAAGACTCCTGAGGTCAAAACCCTTGATCTCGCGTCCAACAAAGATCAAGATGCAGGTGGATTGCTTCGTCCTGAGATGCGTCCGCACGCCTTTGTCATCATGCCTTTTGGGAAGAAAAAAGGAGGCGATGGCTCGCTGTATGACTTCAACGCGATTTACACGCAACTTATCAAGCCGACGCTTGAGATGGCGGGCTTTGAAGCGTTTCGTGCCGACGAGGAAACCACCAGCGGCGATATCCTGACAGATATGTTCCAGGAATTGCTATTGGCTGATCTCTGCATCGTGGATATGAGCATCGACAATGCCAATGTATTCTACGAACTCGGTATCCGCCATTCGTTCCGCAAGCGCGGTATCGTACACATTCAGGCAGGCCGCGCCTATATGCCATTCGATATTTTCAACGTCCGCACGATTCCATATCACATTACCCCTGAAGGCATTCCCGATCCCGCATTTTTGGACAAGGACAAGGCCGCTATCTCGCGCGTTACACGCGATACATGGGCATCAGATGCAGACGCCATTCATAGCCCGGTATTCAACATCTTGACCGGGTTGGCCGAACCCGACCGCAGGTCTCTGCGCACGCCATTGGCGACCGGATTCTGGCGCGAATATAACGAGTGGAGACAACGTGTGACCATTGCACAAAGACAGAAACGCATTGGCGATATTCTCCTTTTGACCGAAGAGATCCGAAATCCCCTCATCAAGGAAGAGGCGATCACCGAAGCTGGTAGAGCCCTGGCCAACATGGGCCGAAATGAACTTGCGCTTGACCAATATCGTAAGGGCTTGGAGGTCAACGCGCGTAATCCGTTCTTCCGACGCGAAGAAGCGTTCCATCTGAATCGCATTGGGCGAGTAGACGAAGCAATCGTAAAGATCGAAAACCTGATTACTGACACACCCAATGATAGCGAAGCCATATCCTATCTCGGCCGCATCTACAAAGAGATGTGGGTTGAATCGTGGAAATGGGTTTCAGACAAAGAAAAACGCCTGCAAACAGCTTTTGATTCATATCACTGGCTTTTACAAGCGATCGATACATATCTCAGGGGATTTCGTATCAACCTCAATCAGTTCTATCCTGGCGTCAATGCGCTTACCCTTTCCACCATGCTTGTGGACCTCGCATCCAGATATGAAGACCCAACCAGCCCTGATCCAGAGATCGGCTGGGTGCGAAGCACACTCGACGAGCTACGTGGATCATTAGTTTTTGCGCTCGAAACCTATATTGACACCAACAGAGCCGATTACTGGACTCTCGTCTCAATGGCCGAATTAAGAGTGCTAACCGCCAAGAACGTTCAGGAAGTAACACGCGCCTATCGCAAAGCGCTTACTGCCTCGCGCAGAAATACTTTCTTCCTGCAATCTTCCCTTGCACAACTGGAAATGCTCCAGTCACTTGAAATGCGTACCGAGTTTGTGCAGGCGGGCATTCAGGTCATCAAAGACGAAATACGACGCATGAAGAAACAGGAAGCTGAAGAAGTTCACGAAATGGATAGAAAAAGCACCAAAGCAGAATCCACTCGCACTCAACACGATGGATATGTCTTCCTGTTCACAGGCTACATGATCGATAACCTAAAGAAGAAGAACAGCAACTTCCCACCTGAGAAAGAAAAAGATATTCAGAAAGCCATTGAAGCGGTCTTGAACAAGTATCAAGCTGGGCCTGATGATCTGGCTGTGACCACGGGCATGGATGCTGGCAGTGAGCTTATCTTCGTTGAACTTTGCGCAGAACGCGGCGTGCCAGTGCAAGCATACTTCCCGGCGCCAGAAGCTCCCTATGTGCGTGACTTTGTCAGCCCGGGCGGTGAACAATGGGTGGAGCGTTTCTACCGTATGCGCAATCATCCTCTCGTGGATGAGTTCTACCAACCCGATCAGGTGGGCCTGCCTAAAGAAGGCGACAACGTACACGAACGCAACAATCGCTGGGCGTTATATTCATCCCTTTCACGCGGCATTGACAAAGTCCGCCTCATCGCACTTTGGGATGGAAAGAACGAGCAATCGAAAGACCTCGATGCGCGTCTCGTCAAGCACATGGTGGACTTGATGCGCGATACCGGCGGCATGGTGGAGCATATCAACTCTGAAAAACTGAATGCCAAAACAAGCAACATTGAAGTTCCTGTAAGGCCGGTACCCGATGCGTTGGTTGAGAAACCACCTGTCTTTACCAAACAGTTGAAAACGACAAAGCGAAAAGCCACCACCAAGAGCAAGAAAAAGAAATAA
- a CDS encoding DinB family protein, translated as MTVDRSFIELNNASRERMRKLAEGLTDEQMQTKVGEHWTVSIVYVHLAWWERRTLVVLDMTEKAGKLTYPELDVVINDISLPLWEVIPPRDAVRIALESAEAVDKRLETYPETLLEEVHNQYRRWVFRADHRNEHLGEAETALKK; from the coding sequence ATGACTGTTGACCGCTCTTTTATTGAACTCAACAACGCATCCCGCGAACGGATGCGGAAACTGGCCGAGGGCTTGACCGATGAGCAAATGCAAACCAAGGTCGGCGAGCACTGGACGGTATCAATCGTGTATGTCCATCTCGCATGGTGGGAAAGGCGTACGCTGGTTGTACTGGATATGACCGAGAAGGCAGGTAAGTTGACTTATCCAGAGCTAGATGTTGTCATCAATGATATATCCCTCCCACTATGGGAGGTTATTCCACCACGCGATGCGGTACGCATTGCACTGGAAAGTGCCGAGGCCGTGGATAAACGTCTCGAGACATATCCTGAGACGCTGTTGGAAGAAGTTCACAATCAATATAGGCGTTGGGTATTCCGTGCAGATCATCGCAACGAGCACTTAGGCGAAGCGGAAACAGCGCTGAAGAAATAA
- a CDS encoding dienelactone hydrolase family protein, whose amino-acid sequence MYTTDMYEGIIAETVTHSGANGDMINAYFARPLGPGPYPALVLAHHMPGWDEWYRETAFKFANHGYVTLMPNLYIRAGHGTPEDVAAKVRADGGVPDDQAVADLAGAMKYLRGLPYVNGKVGIFGTCSGGRHAYLTACRAPGFDAVIDCWGGRVVIPADQLNEKNPVAPIDYTKDLPCPILGLFGNEDTSPTPEQVNEHEEALKKHGKDYEFHRYDGAGHGFFYYIYSAYRKDQALDGWKKVFAFLEKNLS is encoded by the coding sequence ATGTATACAACAGATATGTATGAAGGAATTATCGCAGAAACGGTCACCCACTCCGGCGCGAATGGGGACATGATCAATGCCTATTTTGCGCGCCCTCTCGGGCCGGGGCCGTATCCCGCATTGGTTCTGGCACATCATATGCCGGGCTGGGATGAGTGGTATCGTGAAACTGCTTTCAAGTTTGCCAACCATGGATACGTGACCCTTATGCCGAATCTTTACATCCGTGCGGGACACGGCACGCCAGAAGATGTGGCGGCCAAAGTCCGTGCAGACGGTGGCGTGCCGGACGATCAAGCCGTAGCCGATCTTGCGGGTGCGATGAAATACCTGCGTGGATTGCCTTACGTGAATGGCAAGGTAGGCATCTTTGGCACATGTTCCGGTGGTAGACATGCTTATCTCACAGCATGTCGCGCACCAGGTTTTGATGCAGTTATTGATTGCTGGGGCGGACGTGTTGTGATCCCAGCCGATCAGCTAAATGAGAAGAACCCGGTAGCGCCGATCGATTACACCAAGGACCTGCCCTGCCCGATATTGGGGTTATTTGGAAATGAAGATACCAGTCCGACACCAGAACAAGTGAACGAGCATGAAGAAGCTTTGAAAAAACATGGCAAAGACTATGAGTTCCATCGCTACGATGGCGCTGGGCATGGATTCTTTTATTACATTTATTCCGCTTATCGCAAGGATCAGGCCTTAGATGGGTGGAAAAAGGTTTTTGCATTTTTAGAGAAGAATCTTTCGTAA
- a CDS encoding methylglyoxal synthase gives MKHDKKIALVAHDNKKKDLLEWAKYNKTLLAHHELYATGTTGTVLQRELGLKINLLQSGPLGGDQQIGAKIVENEIDFLIFFWDPLEPMPHDPDVKALLRMAVVWNIPMACNRTSADFMISSPLMDAEYDRLVVDYEEYRTRDIVLEDDEVKDQTSEPTL, from the coding sequence ATGAAACATGACAAGAAAATCGCTCTTGTCGCACATGACAATAAGAAAAAGGACTTGTTGGAATGGGCAAAATACAACAAAACCCTTTTAGCTCATCACGAACTCTACGCCACAGGGACAACAGGGACCGTCCTTCAGCGCGAACTTGGTTTGAAGATCAATCTGCTCCAAAGCGGCCCACTGGGCGGAGATCAACAGATCGGCGCCAAGATCGTCGAGAACGAAATCGACTTCCTCATCTTCTTCTGGGATCCGCTCGAACCCATGCCTCACGACCCTGATGTAAAGGCTCTGCTCCGCATGGCAGTCGTATGGAACATTCCCATGGCTTGCAATCGCACCTCAGCAGATTTCATGATCTCGTCCCCGCTCATGGACGCAGAATATGACAGGCTTGTTGTAGATTATGAGGAATATCGTACACGGGATATAGTGCTGGAAGATGATGAAGTTAAAGATCAAACCAGCGAACCGACTCTATAG
- a CDS encoding VOC family protein — translation MSVKYVHTNLVAEDWKKLAKFYTDVFGCVFVPPERDYQGDALDAGTGLTGAHMTGAHLRLPGYGDSGPTLEIYNYEQFEPRPKTVVNRPGFGHLAFEVDDVHEMRKLVEANGGGAVGEIVTLTTKVGSKVTWCYMTDPEGNMIELQSWSK, via the coding sequence ATGTCTGTGAAGTATGTTCACACCAATCTGGTTGCGGAAGACTGGAAGAAGCTGGCTAAGTTCTACACCGATGTTTTTGGCTGTGTCTTTGTGCCTCCTGAGCGAGATTATCAAGGCGATGCGCTCGATGCTGGGACGGGACTTACAGGCGCGCATATGACGGGCGCTCATTTACGCCTGCCCGGCTATGGCGATAGCGGACCGACGCTTGAGATATATAACTACGAACAATTTGAACCTCGCCCGAAGACCGTGGTTAACCGTCCCGGGTTTGGGCATCTCGCGTTTGAGGTGGACGATGTTCACGAGATGCGCAAACTTGTAGAAGCAAACGGTGGAGGTGCCGTTGGGGAAATCGTCACATTGACGACAAAAGTGGGAAGTAAAGTCACGTGGTGCTACATGACCGACCCCGAAGGGAATATGATCGAGTTGCAATCATGGTCGAAGTAA
- a CDS encoding DNA/RNA non-specific endonuclease, with the protein MSDYQGLNRETRYGMPAADQILVNRFYTVGYSYYFRQAKWALEIVDPDDSDVERFDNFRPDLRLPELFRADLADYEASGFDRGHLVASANQAETEIQNSETFLLSNMSPQVPSFNRGIWKELEDAVRKLDAQKEVLETYVICGPIFNFDVPIVTIQPKGNKGVTLPIPHGFFKSILTEDNKGRLSMWTFMIPNEATTKPLSDFLTATKKVERYAGFTLWERLVGNDIEKEKTKVRPMWKL; encoded by the coding sequence ATGTCGGACTATCAAGGTTTAAATCGCGAGACGAGATATGGAATGCCTGCGGCGGATCAGATCTTGGTCAACCGCTTTTACACCGTTGGATATTCGTATTATTTCAGGCAGGCAAAATGGGCGCTGGAGATCGTTGATCCGGACGATTCAGACGTGGAACGATTCGACAACTTCCGCCCTGATTTGCGATTGCCGGAGTTGTTCAGGGCTGACCTTGCGGATTACGAAGCATCGGGATTTGACCGTGGCCATCTCGTGGCAAGTGCGAACCAAGCGGAAACCGAGATACAAAACAGCGAGACCTTTTTACTTTCGAATATGTCGCCACAGGTGCCGTCTTTCAACCGGGGAATTTGGAAGGAATTGGAAGATGCGGTTAGGAAGTTGGATGCGCAAAAAGAAGTTTTGGAAACCTATGTGATTTGCGGGCCGATCTTTAATTTCGATGTACCGATCGTGACAATACAACCCAAGGGAAATAAAGGCGTTACTTTACCGATCCCACATGGATTCTTTAAATCGATTCTGACTGAGGACAATAAAGGAAGATTGAGCATGTGGACGTTCATGATTCCCAACGAAGCAACGACCAAGCCTCTGAGCGATTTTTTGACAGCAACAAAAAAAGTTGAACGATATGCAGGTTTTACTTTGTGGGAACGACTGGTCGGCAATGATATCGAGAAGGAAAAAACCAAGGTCCGTCCAATGTGGAAGTTGTAA
- a CDS encoding SPOR domain-containing protein yields MNIQELEKRLQEEGCNPGYYAIGSRGGASDAHCLTHNGREWQVYYTERGVDSAPEFTSPSEEEACEYFFNFMMKFRHDHCIGVFLSQSLANELQAKLESHGLRPFQDKIPTPVVKEPLYRVWVSGKEIFTVKEVLGTTHITDKPK; encoded by the coding sequence ATGAACATTCAAGAACTTGAGAAACGCTTGCAAGAAGAAGGCTGTAATCCTGGCTATTATGCCATCGGCTCACGCGGAGGCGCTTCAGATGCGCACTGCCTGACACACAACGGAAGAGAATGGCAGGTTTATTACACAGAACGCGGTGTGGATAGTGCGCCCGAATTCACATCACCCAGTGAGGAAGAAGCGTGCGAATACTTTTTCAATTTCATGATGAAGTTTCGCCACGACCATTGCATCGGTGTTTTTTTATCCCAATCACTGGCAAATGAATTGCAGGCGAAACTCGAAAGCCACGGATTACGCCCATTTCAAGATAAGATACCCACACCCGTTGTAAAAGAGCCACTGTATCGTGTATGGGTTTCAGGCAAGGAAATATTTACTGTAAAAGAAGTTTTAGGCACAACGCACATAACAGATAAACCAAAATAG
- a CDS encoding NUDIX domain-containing protein has protein sequence MTQILYGERIAKQGKIRLGCSAAIFDEQGRVLLTKRQDNGQWCLPSGGVEPGESVAEGCEREVFEETGLSVRVKRFVGVYSHPDQLVIYPDGNKAHIVALHFEAEVIGGELGLSDETSDFGYFTLEEMETLDIIFRHKERIHDTLANIAEAFIK, from the coding sequence ATGACCCAAATCCTCTACGGCGAGCGCATCGCCAAACAAGGCAAGATCCGCCTCGGCTGTTCAGCCGCCATCTTCGATGAACAAGGACGTGTGCTCTTAACCAAACGTCAGGACAACGGTCAATGGTGTTTACCAAGCGGCGGCGTGGAGCCGGGCGAGTCCGTGGCTGAGGGGTGCGAAAGGGAAGTTTTCGAGGAAACAGGCTTGAGTGTAAGAGTGAAGCGTTTCGTCGGCGTGTACAGTCATCCCGATCAACTTGTCATATATCCCGATGGCAACAAAGCCCATATCGTCGCCCTGCATTTCGAAGCAGAGGTGATCGGAGGCGAATTAGGCCTTAGCGATGAAACATCCGATTTTGGGTACTTCACATTGGAAGAGATGGAAACTCTCGATATTATCTTCCGCCACAAAGAACGAATTCACGATACTCTCGCCAACATCGCAGAAGCCTTTATCAAGTGA
- a CDS encoding deoxynucleoside kinase, with the protein MNKIITIIGPSGVGKTVLAQALAKTGQFSTALEQHAERPFQTLAKQDSRYIFANQMDYLLLRAEQEKGLRYTTQKIGLMDGGLDLDFQGFTRLFLNRNLLSQNEFDLCRRFYLLTRELLPPPELIVRLRTDEETVAGRLSRRKRINIASAEDTALFNSYLDEWLASASSQILELGVTDESIEYPRSVAAIMNTITSW; encoded by the coding sequence ATGAACAAAATTATTACGATCATCGGCCCCAGCGGCGTGGGAAAAACAGTGCTCGCACAAGCTCTCGCAAAGACAGGGCAATTCAGCACAGCACTTGAACAACATGCCGAGCGTCCCTTTCAAACACTGGCAAAACAAGATTCACGATACATATTCGCAAATCAAATGGACTATCTCCTCTTGCGTGCCGAACAGGAAAAAGGTCTCAGATACACAACACAAAAGATCGGATTGATGGATGGTGGCCTTGATCTGGATTTTCAGGGATTCACACGCCTCTTTCTTAACCGAAACCTGCTCAGCCAAAATGAATTTGATCTATGCCGACGATTTTATCTACTCACCCGCGAACTACTTCCACCGCCTGAACTCATCGTCCGCTTGAGAACGGATGAAGAAACAGTAGCAGGCCGATTGTCCAGAAGGAAGCGCATTAACATCGCAAGCGCAGAAGATACAGCGTTGTTCAACTCTTATTTGGACGAATGGCTTGCGTCTGCATCATCCCAAATATTGGAGCTGGGCGTAACAGACGAATCCATTGAGTACCCGCGAAGTGTTGCGGCGATCATGAATACGATTACAAGCTGGTAA
- a CDS encoding SLATT domain-containing protein, with protein MKKTNSTSDSIMEEPVMETETPRTIPILQIAWARFSELDMNASARTKSHLNKRIWIAALGVLATLFAIFAQIFPYPPEGDTSAIIGLIFRILLVLTPLIGSAMAAFTKAFYASGDWLVMRAGAEEVLKEIYFFRTILQGQKDRRPYLEKRLMEIQRQLYRSMGGELALKPYTGEYHSRYYPGDPSSDFGYEDLTGEEYFKYRVENQLAWHRRKVRVHQNERIRLQVLILAAGVTGAALAAFGGNLSIWVALTASLTAAFLGWQELRSVDMVVKNYSKVIVELSVMYDHWLNLEPEERTDAEFFRMVRSTEEVLWAQNMEYIKSMQEALKEADLDEEAGLINRVIKESVDSANRTKQAMADAIVDQTKETLQDTEKKVEETVKSALGSLAEEASSELVQQELEAMSKAAVEMAENVVARVSSLSSSLSDIAKEFAHIDIGRDTTKEELNAILMRYPKTNEVKG; from the coding sequence ATGAAAAAGACTAACAGCACTTCTGATTCGATCATGGAGGAACCTGTCATGGAAACTGAAACACCTCGTACCATACCCATCTTGCAGATCGCATGGGCCCGCTTTTCAGAACTGGATATGAACGCATCCGCCCGCACGAAATCTCACCTGAACAAGCGTATTTGGATAGCAGCATTAGGTGTTCTTGCCACCTTATTTGCCATCTTCGCGCAAATTTTCCCTTATCCACCAGAAGGTGACACATCAGCCATTATTGGCTTAATATTCAGGATTCTTCTTGTGCTTACTCCTCTGATTGGATCAGCCATGGCTGCTTTTACCAAGGCATTCTATGCCAGCGGTGATTGGCTTGTTATGCGCGCTGGTGCAGAGGAAGTTCTCAAAGAAATCTACTTCTTCCGAACGATCCTTCAGGGACAAAAAGATCGCCGCCCCTATTTAGAAAAAAGGCTGATGGAGATACAACGCCAGCTGTATCGTAGCATGGGAGGCGAGCTGGCCCTAAAACCATATACCGGAGAATATCATTCCCGGTATTATCCGGGCGACCCATCGAGCGATTTTGGCTATGAAGATTTAACCGGTGAAGAATATTTCAAATATCGTGTTGAAAACCAACTGGCGTGGCACAGAAGAAAAGTGCGTGTGCACCAGAATGAGCGTATTCGACTACAGGTCTTAATCCTTGCGGCCGGTGTGACAGGTGCCGCCTTGGCTGCCTTTGGTGGGAACCTTAGTATATGGGTTGCGTTAACAGCGTCCTTGACAGCTGCTTTTCTCGGCTGGCAGGAACTCCGTAGTGTTGACATGGTTGTCAAGAATTACAGTAAAGTGATCGTCGAATTATCGGTTATGTACGATCACTGGCTTAACCTCGAACCTGAAGAACGAACAGACGCAGAGTTCTTTCGCATGGTACGTAGCACAGAGGAAGTACTCTGGGCACAAAACATGGAATATATCAAGTCCATGCAGGAGGCGCTGAAGGAAGCTGATCTGGATGAAGAAGCAGGTCTTATCAACCGCGTAATCAAAGAATCGGTGGATTCGGCAAATCGCACAAAACAAGCCATGGCTGATGCCATCGTCGATCAAACAAAGGAAACCCTGCAAGACACAGAAAAGAAAGTTGAAGAGACTGTTAAATCTGCGTTGGGTTCATTGGCCGAGGAAGCATCTTCCGAACTTGTACAGCAAGAATTGGAAGCGATGAGTAAAGCGGCGGTTGAAATGGCTGAGAATGTCGTGGCACGCGTCTCGTCTCTTTCGTCATCGCTGTCTGATATTGCCAAGGAATTTGCTCACATTGATATCGGTCGCGATACTACCAAGGAAGAGCTCAATGCCATCCTTATGCGCTACCCGAAGACCAATGAGGTCAAAGGCTAG
- a CDS encoding PPOX class F420-dependent oxidoreductase, whose product MNIPSEIKALIESGCPAHLVTLNPDGSPQVTLVWVGVDGEHLVTAHLPKNQKVKNVLRDPRVVISLQANTKSNMELTEYAVLYGEAQVEEGGAPELLQKLAEVYIRPGVKFPPMENPPPGYVIRIRVDKIVGVGPWTGRPV is encoded by the coding sequence ATGAACATTCCATCCGAGATCAAAGCACTGATCGAATCAGGTTGTCCTGCTCATTTGGTAACCCTGAATCCTGATGGCAGTCCACAAGTAACCCTCGTCTGGGTCGGCGTAGATGGTGAACACCTCGTCACAGCCCATCTTCCCAAAAACCAAAAGGTCAAGAACGTTCTGCGTGATCCGCGAGTCGTTATATCTCTTCAAGCAAACACCAAAAGCAATATGGAGCTTACTGAATATGCCGTGCTGTATGGAGAAGCTCAAGTAGAAGAAGGCGGAGCACCTGAACTCTTACAGAAACTGGCAGAGGTGTACATCAGGCCAGGGGTCAAGTTCCCGCCCATGGAAAATCCTCCACCAGGTTATGTCATAAGGATTCGAGTCGATAAAATTGTAGGCGTTGGCCCATGGACCGGGCGCCCTGTATAG
- a CDS encoding pirin family protein: MNTNLRTISQTIEPQTAIEGAGVRLLRSFGPKTSNLFDPFLLFDHFAFNDPLEGPMRGFPYHPHRGIETVTYMLEGSTAHRDSLGNEGTIGPGDVQWMSAGRGILHEEMPRRGPSGNIYGFQLWVNLPSHLKMSEPRYQEVNSTTIPTYEKDGVKIRVVTGTVEGVTGPVTDIAASPLYMDVELAPGIEWQFPIPSGHTLITYVFEGEGVFSGETIDAPKMVKYADGDHITVKTENNTVRFMLMAGAPFKEPIVPYGPFVMNTIEEIQQTLKELRNGTFIK, encoded by the coding sequence ATGAACACTAACCTTAGAACTATCTCCCAAACCATCGAACCACAAACTGCCATTGAGGGCGCGGGCGTGCGTTTGCTCCGCTCTTTCGGGCCCAAGACCAGCAACCTGTTCGACCCCTTCCTGCTCTTCGACCACTTCGCATTCAACGATCCACTCGAAGGCCCCATGCGCGGCTTCCCGTATCATCCACATCGCGGCATCGAAACCGTCACTTACATGCTCGAAGGCTCCACCGCTCACCGCGATAGCCTCGGCAACGAAGGCACCATCGGCCCCGGCGATGTGCAATGGATGAGCGCCGGTCGCGGCATCTTGCACGAAGAGATGCCCCGCCGTGGCCCCAGTGGCAACATCTACGGCTTCCAGCTTTGGGTCAACCTCCCATCGCATCTCAAAATGTCCGAGCCACGCTATCAGGAAGTCAACTCAACCACGATCCCCACGTATGAAAAAGACGGAGTCAAAATCCGCGTTGTCACAGGGACAGTGGAAGGAGTCACCGGCCCTGTCACAGATATCGCCGCCTCGCCTCTTTACATGGACGTTGAGCTTGCTCCGGGTATCGAGTGGCAGTTCCCCATCCCCAGCGGACACACCCTCATCACCTACGTCTTTGAAGGTGAAGGAGTCTTCTCGGGCGAAACCATCGACGCTCCTAAAATGGTCAAATATGCCGATGGCGACCACATCACTGTCAAGACCGAGAATAACACTGTCCGCTTTATGTTGATGGCTGGTGCACCGTTCAAAGAACCCATCGTGCCGTATGGTCCCTTTGTGATGAATACCATCGAAGAAATTCAGCAGACGCTAAAAGAATTACGCAACGGGACGTTTATAAAATAA